Below is a genomic region from Leptolyngbyaceae cyanobacterium.
CTTGTTCCCGCTTTGGCTATCCCATTTATAAAAAACTACGTCAAGAATATGCCCCAGCTTCTAACGGTCAGTTGCGAGTTTGGCAATCCAGTCATATTGGGGGACACCAATATGCAGCCACTTTAGTAGATTTACCAGAAGGTCGTTACTGGGGTCATTTAGAACCAAAAATATTGGATTTATTAATATATCGCAATGGTTCGGTGACGGAATTAAAACCTTTTTATCGCGGTTGGATGGCCTTAAACTGGCTTGTCCAAATTGCCGAACGAGAAATTTTAATGCAAGAAGGTTGGGATTGGTTTAATTATTTGAAAACAGGTCAAGTTTTATCAAAAGATGAAACAGAAGAATGGGCTGAAGTACGAATTGATTTCATGTCTCCCGATAGCAGTATTTCCGGTGCCTATGAAGCCAGAGTAGAAGTCTGCTGTGAAGTAACAACAGCTTTTAATTCAGGAGAAGACCAACCTTTACACCAACTCAAGCAATATCGCATCAAGCATCTCCAACGGATGAATTAAAGGATGAAGGATCAAGTATGAACTCAAAACTCCAAACTCGAAACTATGAACTCTCCCCCTATCTTGACCGCACGGAAACTAACTCTTGCCTATGAAGGAAACTTAATTATTAATGAATTAGATTTAGCAATTCCAGCCGGAAAAGTTACTGTATTTGTAGGGCCGAATGGATGTGGTAAATCTACTTTGCTTAAAGGTTTAGCACGTTTGCTTAAACCAAAAGGCGGTACGGTTTATTTGGATGGTAGATCGATCGCAAAATTATCTACTAAAGAGATAGCCAAAAATTTGGGAATTTTACCCCAAAGTCCCGTTGCACCAGAGGGATTAACCGTTCGGGAACTGGTAGCACAAGGGCGCTATCCCCATCAAAATTGGTTGCAGCAGTGGTCTGGAGAAGATGAACGGATAACGGAACAAGCTTTGCTCATTACAGGAATGCTAGAATTAGCCGATCGTCCGTTGAATATGCTTTCTGGCGGACAACGACAACGCGCCTGGATTGCAATGGCTTTGGCGCAGAACACGGATATCTTACTATTAGACGAACCGACAACTTTTCTCGATCTAGCACATCAAATTGAGGTACTCGATTTACTTTGCGAGTTAAATCAAACTCAGGGACGTACCATCGTGATGGTGTTGCACGATCTAAATCAAGCCTGTCGCTATGCCGATCGCTTAGTTGCAGTTCGCGCCGGAAAGATTTAC
It encodes:
- a CDS encoding sucrase ferredoxin is translated as LLMLDCHFCSVISKTNGEDPIGSVATYDGWLMIEIPPPWPRKFWQAKPMLQPIADLVEQLGEQGIRVRFLAIAPDRTYSQPDLIRVIYYYRPSQLFARFEKQEFLLPETELIDCIKALLKQPELLSQFESYRQQTNHIRELIVCTHGNYDIACSRFGYPIYKKLRQEYAPASNGQLRVWQSSHIGGHQYAATLVDLPEGRYWGHLEPKILDLLIYRNGSVTELKPFYRGWMALNWLVQIAEREILMQEGWDWFNYLKTGQVLSKDETEEWAEVRIDFMSPDSSISGAYEARVEVCCEVTTAFNSGEDQPLHQLKQYRIKHLQRMN
- a CDS encoding ABC transporter ATP-binding protein codes for the protein MNSPPILTARKLTLAYEGNLIINELDLAIPAGKVTVFVGPNGCGKSTLLKGLARLLKPKGGTVYLDGRSIAKLSTKEIAKNLGILPQSPVAPEGLTVRELVAQGRYPHQNWLQQWSGEDERITEQALLITGMLELADRPLNMLSGGQRQRAWIAMALAQNTDILLLDEPTTFLDLAHQIEVLDLLCELNQTQGRTIVMVLHDLNQACRYADRLVAVRAGKIYAQGIPADVMTETTIREVFGLESKIINDPVTGTPMCIPLSRRSRPTTQEANNIICDRTGLL